Proteins from a genomic interval of Lycium ferocissimum isolate CSIRO_LF1 unplaced genomic scaffold, AGI_CSIRO_Lferr_CH_V1 ctg60, whole genome shotgun sequence:
- the LOC132045132 gene encoding uncharacterized protein LOC132045132 isoform X2 yields the protein MVQLMKVELEDALDEAHGPLNKRSKLSSSIQQLVVGADGYPVPPSQYNPLDEPSPLGLSLRKSPSLLDLIQMKLTQGNNSKVGNHGKTEQKGNSGTIEKLKASNFPATVLRIGSWEYKSRYEGDLVAKCYFAKHKLVWEVLDGGLKNKIEIQWSDIMGLKASYPDDGPGTLDVVLATQPLFFRETNPQPRKHTLWQATSDFTGGQASIHKRHYLQCGQGLLGKHFEKLVQCDPRLNFLSQQPEITLDSPHFESRISGFDDPNVHSEFNMNNERSTTFLNLHGAASPSGAHSSSSNGEQDFVSRRLENIHPETPSPSSVMDTRAIHDVMSRDMEQLKGLRNLDQIQVPGLHPSMSMKDLVSHFEQRLSEQGTSEVINLSSDERQSLQILEEISRCLFSDTQNMPASDEKSLMTRVNSLCCLLQKDPATAHKSENYCDVAVGGKKTDELISFFPAEDPSAAEDKSNDPAPSMSRKDSVGDLLLNLPRIASLPQFLFNIYEDSDYQAR from the exons ATGGTTCAATTGATGAAGGTGGAATTAGAGGATGCTTTGGATGAAGCACATGGCCCACTTAACAAGCGATCAAAACTTTCCTCTTCTATCCAa CAATTAGTTGTAGGAGCTGATGGATACCCAGTACCACCGTCTCAGTACAACCCGTTAGATGAGCCGAGTCCATTAGGTTTGAGCCTAAGGAAGAGCCCATCACTCTTGGATTTGATCCAGATGAAGCTTACTCAGGGGAACAACTCAAAGGTGGGAAATCATGGGAAGACGGAGCAGAAGGGTAACTCTGGAACTATCGAAAAGCTCAAAGCCTCGAACTTTCCTGCCACGGTTCTGAGAATTGGGAGTTGGGAG TATAAGTCGAGATACGAAGGGGACTTAGTAGCAAAATGCTACTTTGCGAAGCATAAACTTGTTTGGGAAGTCCTTGATGGTGGTCTCAAGAATAAGATAGAAATCCAGTGGTCGGATATTATGGGTTTGAAGGCAAGTTACCCCGATGATGGACCTGGAACTTTAGATGTAGTG CTAGCAACACAACCTCTTTTCTTCAGGGAGACGAATCCACAACCTAGGAAGCATACTCTGTGGCAAGCAACATCTGATTTTACTGGAGGACAGGCTAGCATACACAA gCGACATTACTTACAGTGTGGACAAGGCTTGCTAGGAAAGCATTTTGAAAAGCTTGTTCAATGTGATCCCCGTCTGAACTTCCTAAGTCAACAACCAGAGATTACACTAGATTCTCCACATTTTGAATCCAGAATTTCAGGATTTGATGACCCAAATGTGCACTCGGAATTTAATATGAATAATGAGAGAAGTACCACCTTTCTCAACTTGCATGGTGCCGCTTCACCTTCAGGAgcccattcttcttcttcaaacgGAGAGCAAGATTTTGTTAGTAGACGATTGGAGAACATTCATCCAGAAACACCTTCACCAAGCTCAG TGATGGATACAAGGGCAATTCATGATGTCATGAGTAGAGATATGGAGCAATTGAAAGGCCTCAGGAACCTAGATCAGATCCAAGTGCCTGGTCTACATCCTTCCATGTCAATGAAAGATTTAGTGAGCCACTTTGAACAACGTTTGTCTGAGCAGGGAACTTCTGAAGTTATAAACCTGTCCAGTGATGAACGGCAAAGCTTGCAGATTCTGGAAGAGATCTCAAGGTGCTTGTTTAGTGACACTCAAAATATGCCAGCATCAGATGAGAAATCCCTCATGACAAGGGTCAATTCTCTGTGCTGTCTTCTTCAGAAGGATCCTGCAACAGCTCATAAGAGTGAAAACTATTGCGATGTTGCAGTTGGAGGAAAGAAAACTGATGAATTGATCAGTTTCTTTCCCGCAGAAGATCCTTCTGCAGCAGAGGATAAATCGAATGATCCAGCTCCGTCAATGTCAAGAAAAGACTCGGTAGGGGATCTGTTACTGAATCTGCCAAGAATTGCATCGTTGCCTCAGTTTTTGTTCAATATTTATGAAGATTCCGATTACCAAGCTAGGTAG
- the LOC132045111 gene encoding protein HEADING DATE REPRESSOR 1 yields the protein MEVNKQKMEGILEGFSPVTSTPVFWKSRKRSASVKNLDNQVTAKADETPQKQEESSADEKMQESQPSTELTERRKALFEPLEPVTNANGRRPSAESLLPPPDFDAACYPKGWLAGKRRKLVNVDVVESMRRIALQEMNRKDREIDGLNEQLEADAQCLEHLQIQLLEERSKRADVERQNATLQSQINMLMNMMQDNDDGIDDEGTDDS from the exons ATGGAGGTAAATAAGCAGAAGATGGAAGGGATTCTTGAGGGATTTTCACCAGTTACTTCAACTCCTGTTTTCTGGAAGTCAAGGAAACGATCTG CCAGTGTGAAGAACTTGGACAACCAAGTCACTGCTAAAGCTGatgaaacacctcaaaagcaAGAAGAGTCTTCAGCTGATGAAAAGATGCAGGAATCCCAACCCTCTACTGAACTTACTGAGCGTAGGAAGGCGCTATTTGAACCGTTGGAGCCAGTTACGAATGCAAATGGTCGAAGGCCGTCAGCTGAATCTTTGCTACCCCCACCAGACTTTGACGCTGCTTGCTACCCCAAAGGTTGGCTTGCTGGAAAGAGACGGAAGCTTGTAAATGTGGATGTTGTTGAAAGTATGCGAAGAATCGCTCTACAGGAAATGAATAGAAAG GATCGTGAGATTGACGGTCTGAACGAACAGTTAGAAGCAGATGCTCAATGCCTGGAACATCTGCAAATACAGCTGCTAGAAGAAAGAAGCAAGCGTGCCGATGTAGAGAGGCAAAATGCTACGTTGCAAAGCCAGATAAATATgcttatgaatatgatgcaggACAACGATGATGGCATTGATGATGAAGGTACAGATGATTCTTAA
- the LOC132045132 gene encoding uncharacterized protein LOC132045132 isoform X1, with amino-acid sequence MVQLMKVELEDALDEAHGPLNKRSKLSSSIQQQLVVGADGYPVPPSQYNPLDEPSPLGLSLRKSPSLLDLIQMKLTQGNNSKVGNHGKTEQKGNSGTIEKLKASNFPATVLRIGSWEYKSRYEGDLVAKCYFAKHKLVWEVLDGGLKNKIEIQWSDIMGLKASYPDDGPGTLDVVLATQPLFFRETNPQPRKHTLWQATSDFTGGQASIHKRHYLQCGQGLLGKHFEKLVQCDPRLNFLSQQPEITLDSPHFESRISGFDDPNVHSEFNMNNERSTTFLNLHGAASPSGAHSSSSNGEQDFVSRRLENIHPETPSPSSVMDTRAIHDVMSRDMEQLKGLRNLDQIQVPGLHPSMSMKDLVSHFEQRLSEQGTSEVINLSSDERQSLQILEEISRCLFSDTQNMPASDEKSLMTRVNSLCCLLQKDPATAHKSENYCDVAVGGKKTDELISFFPAEDPSAAEDKSNDPAPSMSRKDSVGDLLLNLPRIASLPQFLFNIYEDSDYQAR; translated from the exons ATGGTTCAATTGATGAAGGTGGAATTAGAGGATGCTTTGGATGAAGCACATGGCCCACTTAACAAGCGATCAAAACTTTCCTCTTCTATCCAa CAGCAATTAGTTGTAGGAGCTGATGGATACCCAGTACCACCGTCTCAGTACAACCCGTTAGATGAGCCGAGTCCATTAGGTTTGAGCCTAAGGAAGAGCCCATCACTCTTGGATTTGATCCAGATGAAGCTTACTCAGGGGAACAACTCAAAGGTGGGAAATCATGGGAAGACGGAGCAGAAGGGTAACTCTGGAACTATCGAAAAGCTCAAAGCCTCGAACTTTCCTGCCACGGTTCTGAGAATTGGGAGTTGGGAG TATAAGTCGAGATACGAAGGGGACTTAGTAGCAAAATGCTACTTTGCGAAGCATAAACTTGTTTGGGAAGTCCTTGATGGTGGTCTCAAGAATAAGATAGAAATCCAGTGGTCGGATATTATGGGTTTGAAGGCAAGTTACCCCGATGATGGACCTGGAACTTTAGATGTAGTG CTAGCAACACAACCTCTTTTCTTCAGGGAGACGAATCCACAACCTAGGAAGCATACTCTGTGGCAAGCAACATCTGATTTTACTGGAGGACAGGCTAGCATACACAA gCGACATTACTTACAGTGTGGACAAGGCTTGCTAGGAAAGCATTTTGAAAAGCTTGTTCAATGTGATCCCCGTCTGAACTTCCTAAGTCAACAACCAGAGATTACACTAGATTCTCCACATTTTGAATCCAGAATTTCAGGATTTGATGACCCAAATGTGCACTCGGAATTTAATATGAATAATGAGAGAAGTACCACCTTTCTCAACTTGCATGGTGCCGCTTCACCTTCAGGAgcccattcttcttcttcaaacgGAGAGCAAGATTTTGTTAGTAGACGATTGGAGAACATTCATCCAGAAACACCTTCACCAAGCTCAG TGATGGATACAAGGGCAATTCATGATGTCATGAGTAGAGATATGGAGCAATTGAAAGGCCTCAGGAACCTAGATCAGATCCAAGTGCCTGGTCTACATCCTTCCATGTCAATGAAAGATTTAGTGAGCCACTTTGAACAACGTTTGTCTGAGCAGGGAACTTCTGAAGTTATAAACCTGTCCAGTGATGAACGGCAAAGCTTGCAGATTCTGGAAGAGATCTCAAGGTGCTTGTTTAGTGACACTCAAAATATGCCAGCATCAGATGAGAAATCCCTCATGACAAGGGTCAATTCTCTGTGCTGTCTTCTTCAGAAGGATCCTGCAACAGCTCATAAGAGTGAAAACTATTGCGATGTTGCAGTTGGAGGAAAGAAAACTGATGAATTGATCAGTTTCTTTCCCGCAGAAGATCCTTCTGCAGCAGAGGATAAATCGAATGATCCAGCTCCGTCAATGTCAAGAAAAGACTCGGTAGGGGATCTGTTACTGAATCTGCCAAGAATTGCATCGTTGCCTCAGTTTTTGTTCAATATTTATGAAGATTCCGATTACCAAGCTAGGTAG